In Methylomonas sp. MK1, the following are encoded in one genomic region:
- a CDS encoding MraY family glycosyltransferase has product MLLLFTVTLLLAAVLTGLIRRYALTYKVLDIPNQRSSHSVPTPRGGGLAVVLAFFTAALWLFFADQLTGSFLALLSSTLLVAVIGFCDDHGEVAARWRFLTHLLAAVIALELLNGLPVILIPAPFDAIFGRLSFNPGWLGYPLGALFLVWTLNLFNFMDGTDGIAASEALFVSSALAGYLFFTDQNLCAVALSLAAACGGFLLWNWPKAKIFMGDVGSGFIGLLLGLLILLAAQQAAVLLYCGLVLFGVFIVDASYTLAVRMFSGQKWYAAHCSHTYQHAAKRYGHLPVLLASWVINCGWLLPISLWIFKHPSHALAGIALAYLPLIYLAYRFKAGQTELVIS; this is encoded by the coding sequence GTGCTACTGCTTTTTACTGTTACCTTGCTGCTCGCCGCCGTATTGACCGGCCTGATTCGCCGCTACGCCTTAACTTACAAGGTGCTGGATATTCCCAACCAACGCAGCTCACACAGCGTGCCAACCCCACGCGGCGGCGGCTTGGCAGTCGTACTGGCATTCTTTACGGCAGCTCTCTGGCTGTTTTTTGCTGATCAATTAACAGGAAGTTTCTTGGCCTTGCTGAGCTCCACGCTATTGGTAGCCGTTATCGGCTTTTGTGACGATCACGGCGAAGTGGCCGCGCGCTGGCGATTTTTGACGCATTTATTGGCAGCCGTCATCGCCTTGGAATTATTGAATGGTCTACCTGTGATATTGATCCCCGCGCCATTCGACGCCATCTTCGGGCGATTGAGCTTTAATCCTGGCTGGCTGGGCTATCCCTTGGGGGCACTGTTTTTGGTATGGACTCTCAATCTGTTCAATTTCATGGACGGTACCGACGGCATTGCCGCGTCGGAAGCGCTGTTCGTATCCTCGGCATTGGCCGGCTATCTGTTTTTTACCGATCAAAACCTGTGCGCGGTAGCCTTGAGTTTGGCGGCAGCTTGCGGCGGTTTTTTGCTGTGGAATTGGCCGAAAGCGAAAATCTTCATGGGCGATGTCGGTAGCGGCTTTATCGGCCTATTACTGGGTTTATTGATTTTACTGGCCGCACAACAGGCCGCCGTGCTGCTGTATTGCGGGCTGGTTTTATTCGGCGTGTTTATCGTGGATGCCAGCTATACCTTGGCGGTTAGAATGTTCAGCGGACAAAAATGGTATGCGGCGCACTGCTCGCATACTTATCAACACGCTGCCAAACGTTACGGGCATTTGCCTGTGTTATTGGCAAGCTGGGTAATCAATTGCGGCTGGCTGTTGCCTATCTCTCTATGGATATTTAAGCA
- a CDS encoding NAD-dependent epimerase/dehydratase family protein has product MTKALVTGASGFIGQHLCQALKNQGYVVRTCSRAGHDPDNIALDLAEPGACPPELCAGIDVIFHLAGKAHALAESRQDAAEYRQVNTEGTRKLLKAAQQAGVKSFVFFSSVKAVGQSSQQPMDETINDPARDPYGLSKYDAEQLVLHGGYVPHPVVLRLSMVYGDTGKGNLPRMIRAIHRGIFPPLPKSENHRSMVHVKDVIASALLAAEKPEAAGQIYIVTDQQNYSTRQIYDAIRAALGKPPVAWSIPMPLLTSLAKLGDGYGRLTGRRFPIDSDSLEKLTGSAWYSSAKIGRELGFQPRHTLWKALPDIIRHLS; this is encoded by the coding sequence ATGACTAAGGCCCTCGTCACCGGCGCCAGCGGTTTTATTGGCCAGCACCTATGCCAAGCCTTAAAAAATCAAGGTTATGTGGTAAGAACTTGCAGTCGCGCCGGGCATGACCCGGACAACATAGCCTTGGATTTGGCTGAACCGGGAGCTTGCCCCCCTGAGTTGTGCGCCGGCATAGACGTCATATTTCATCTGGCCGGCAAAGCCCACGCCTTGGCGGAAAGTCGGCAAGATGCGGCCGAATACCGGCAAGTCAACACCGAAGGAACCCGTAAACTGCTGAAAGCGGCGCAACAGGCCGGGGTAAAAAGCTTTGTGTTCTTCAGCAGCGTCAAAGCGGTCGGCCAGAGCAGTCAACAACCCATGGATGAAACGATTAACGACCCGGCCAGAGATCCCTATGGCTTATCCAAATACGATGCCGAGCAATTGGTGTTGCACGGTGGTTATGTACCGCACCCCGTGGTGTTACGACTCAGTATGGTCTACGGCGACACCGGCAAAGGCAATCTGCCGCGCATGATCCGCGCCATCCACCGGGGCATATTCCCGCCGCTACCGAAATCGGAAAACCACCGCTCCATGGTGCATGTAAAGGACGTCATTGCATCGGCATTGTTGGCGGCCGAGAAACCCGAAGCAGCCGGACAAATTTATATCGTCACCGATCAACAAAACTATTCCACCCGGCAGATTTACGACGCGATCAGAGCCGCTCTCGGCAAGCCGCCTGTTGCCTGGTCTATACCGATGCCGTTGCTAACCAGCTTAGCCAAATTGGGTGATGGCTATGGCCGACTAACGGGGCGACGCTTTCCTATCGATAGCGATAGTCTGGAAAAATTAACCGGTTCTGCGTGGTATTCGTCTGCTAAAATCGGCCGCGAATTGGGTTTTCAACCTCGCCATACTCTCTGGAAAGCCCTGCCCGATATTATTCGCCATCTAAGTTAA
- a CDS encoding DUF411 domain-containing protein, producing the protein MRASKLMVLLLAACSQSPSAEEAGKPLEMTVYRSPTCGCCGKWLEHAKQSGFKINDVVSDDMETIKSRFGVPEKLASCHTAIVDGHVIEGHVPAADIQKLLQSKSNIAGIAAPGMPMGSPGMEMGGQQDAYKVISFDKEGKYEVFAEHGSKQ; encoded by the coding sequence ATGAGAGCATCAAAACTAATGGTTTTATTACTGGCGGCTTGCAGCCAAAGCCCGTCTGCTGAAGAAGCCGGAAAGCCGCTGGAAATGACTGTCTATCGCAGCCCCACTTGCGGTTGCTGCGGCAAATGGCTGGAACATGCCAAGCAAAGCGGCTTTAAAATCAACGACGTGGTTAGCGACGACATGGAGACCATCAAATCCCGTTTCGGCGTGCCTGAAAAGCTGGCGTCCTGTCATACTGCCATCGTGGACGGCCACGTGATCGAAGGCCATGTGCCTGCTGCCGATATTCAGAAGCTCTTACAAAGCAAATCCAACATCGCCGGTATCGCCGCGCCGGGCATGCCGATGGGCAGCCCCGGCATGGAAATGGGCGGGCAGCAAGACGCTTACAAGGTGATATCCTTTGATAAGGAAGGTAAGTATGAAGTATTTGCAGAACATGGCAGCAAGCAATAA
- a CDS encoding secondary thiamine-phosphate synthase enzyme YjbQ, with protein MWIQKRIQLAAKPRGFHLITREIVGQLAELDKIEIGLAHVFLQHTSASLAINENADADVRRDLESYFSRAVAENEPYYRHTLEGPDDMPAHIKTVILGSSLSIPISDGQLALGIWQGIYLCEHRNHAGNRTIIVTLHGE; from the coding sequence ATGTGGATTCAAAAACGCATCCAGCTTGCCGCCAAACCGCGCGGTTTTCATTTGATCACCCGGGAAATAGTCGGCCAGCTGGCCGAACTGGATAAAATTGAAATCGGCTTGGCGCATGTGTTTTTGCAACATACCTCGGCATCGCTGGCAATCAACGAAAACGCGGATGCGGACGTACGCCGGGACCTGGAAAGTTATTTCTCCCGAGCGGTTGCTGAAAATGAACCATACTACCGCCACACGCTCGAAGGGCCGGACGATATGCCCGCACATATTAAAACCGTTATTTTAGGCAGCTCGCTAAGCATTCCGATCAGCGATGGCCAATTGGCCTTGGGGATATGGCAAGGCATTTATCTATGCGAGCATCGCAATCATGCCGGCAATCGCACTATCATCGTTACACTACACGGCGAATAA
- the hemE gene encoding uroporphyrinogen decarboxylase: MTNLQNDLFLKALLRQPVDRTPVWMMRQAGRYLPEYREVRAKAGSFMQLCTNPELACEVTLQPLERFNFDAAILFSDILTIPDAMGLGLSFAEGEGPQFANPVRTAADIAKLPIPDPETELRYVIDAVRLIKTNLHGRVPLIGFSGSPWTLATYMVEGKSSKSFQKVKSLMFEQPQLMHQMLDKLAQSVASYLNAQIAAGADAVMVFDTWGGMLSHDDYLEFSLRYARQVRELLNTRQDGKQIPTILFTKGGGLWLEAMADTGYDALGLDWQTDIGQARTRVGDRVALQGNMDPITLYAQPEVIREKVGKVLEGFGNGSGHVFNLGHGILPDINPEHVKAMVDAVRELSPQYHR; the protein is encoded by the coding sequence ATGACCAACTTACAAAACGACTTATTCTTAAAAGCCCTGTTAAGACAGCCCGTCGACCGCACCCCCGTCTGGATGATGCGCCAAGCCGGACGTTATTTACCCGAGTATCGGGAAGTGCGCGCCAAGGCCGGCAGCTTCATGCAGCTCTGCACCAATCCGGAACTGGCCTGCGAAGTAACGCTGCAACCGCTGGAGCGTTTTAATTTCGATGCGGCCATCTTGTTTTCCGACATTTTGACCATCCCCGACGCGATGGGCTTAGGGCTATCGTTTGCCGAAGGCGAAGGCCCGCAGTTTGCCAACCCGGTCAGAACAGCTGCCGACATCGCCAAACTGCCGATTCCCGACCCGGAAACCGAATTGCGCTATGTGATTGACGCAGTGCGCTTGATCAAAACCAATTTGCACGGTCGGGTACCCTTGATCGGCTTCTCAGGCAGTCCGTGGACGCTGGCCACCTACATGGTGGAAGGCAAAAGCAGCAAAAGCTTTCAGAAAGTGAAAAGCCTGATGTTCGAACAGCCGCAACTCATGCATCAAATGCTGGATAAGCTGGCACAATCGGTTGCCTCATATCTTAATGCGCAAATTGCCGCCGGAGCCGATGCGGTGATGGTGTTCGATACCTGGGGCGGCATGCTCAGCCATGACGATTATCTGGAGTTTTCGTTGCGCTATGCGCGCCAGGTTCGCGAGTTGTTAAACACCCGTCAGGACGGCAAGCAAATCCCCACCATTTTGTTTACCAAAGGCGGCGGTCTGTGGCTGGAAGCGATGGCCGATACCGGCTACGACGCCCTAGGCCTGGACTGGCAAACCGACATTGGCCAAGCCCGCACCCGAGTTGGCGACCGGGTCGCTTTGCAGGGCAACATGGACCCTATCACTTTGTACGCGCAACCGGAAGTGATCCGCGAAAAAGTCGGCAAAGTGCTGGAAGGTTTCGGTAACGGCTCAGGACATGTATTCAATCTGGGGCACGGCATTTTGCCGGACATTAATCCGGAACACGTCAAGGCCATGGTCGATGCGGTGCGGGAATTGAGTCCACAATATCATCGCTAA
- a CDS encoding AAA family ATPase has translation MAMLDNDDLTYSYQKRSVVNSTERALITLERSQKLDLLLHLLANLQQSLIVCGPEGIGKTTLLEAVKQSRKDMWEVVLLPASPDSSFESLINDLLRSLNIAKGSAFDLSALRDKCAKQKVVLLVDDAGNLVPGLITMLIEFADSLPGLRLVFAMNHDQFHIKSGTDKLVEECHFIELPPLSKKQCGEYLQNLSAQPGAVVSFNAISDSLIEDLYRSSNGIPGKILGQLPKLANSQSHKRSKLGLWLAISGVLVGTGYAVNSLIPLDQLIEQTTGNSPISGQNDSTNKLAIESLPVPAMPESIKPSASILTNEVAIAPPPAPALPEPKVPEPEPAPTNVVVPVVPVPDKPKPVAPVPNDPAKQPVGQPVASEIISTPVVANPVPAKPEPPIEKPATPAADATPAVEPPPVQAVAKPIERKPAKPVFEGSDQDWIMAQPAGNFTLQVMVLSSKDAALRFQKKYADYRDGLKFYPIKQGEQEKYVVIYGSFQTAAEAIQLKAVMPGEFKQAMEKRFRAVQKESRR, from the coding sequence ATGGCTATGCTGGATAACGACGACCTGACCTACAGCTACCAAAAGCGCTCGGTGGTCAACAGCACCGAGCGGGCCTTGATTACGTTGGAGCGCTCGCAAAAACTGGACTTGTTGTTGCACTTGCTGGCCAATTTGCAGCAATCGCTGATCGTCTGCGGCCCGGAAGGCATCGGTAAAACCACGTTATTGGAAGCTGTTAAGCAAAGCCGTAAGGATATGTGGGAGGTGGTGTTACTGCCGGCTTCACCAGACTCCAGCTTCGAAAGCCTGATCAACGATTTATTACGTAGCCTGAATATCGCCAAAGGCTCCGCTTTCGATCTGAGCGCGTTGCGCGACAAATGCGCCAAACAAAAAGTAGTGCTGCTGGTCGATGATGCCGGCAACTTGGTGCCCGGCCTGATCACGATGCTGATCGAGTTTGCCGATTCGCTGCCGGGCTTGCGCCTGGTGTTTGCGATGAATCACGATCAATTCCACATCAAGAGCGGTACCGACAAACTGGTGGAGGAATGTCATTTCATCGAACTGCCGCCGCTCAGTAAAAAACAATGCGGCGAATATTTGCAAAACCTGTCGGCGCAGCCGGGCGCGGTGGTGTCGTTCAATGCCATCAGCGACAGCCTGATCGAGGATTTATACCGCAGCAGCAACGGCATCCCCGGCAAGATTCTCGGGCAATTGCCTAAATTGGCTAATTCCCAAAGCCATAAACGCAGCAAACTGGGCTTATGGTTGGCGATCTCCGGCGTGCTAGTCGGCACTGGCTACGCGGTAAACTCGTTAATACCGCTTGACCAGCTTATTGAGCAAACAACCGGCAATTCGCCGATTAGCGGCCAAAACGACAGCACCAACAAACTTGCGATCGAAAGTCTGCCCGTGCCGGCGATGCCGGAATCAATAAAGCCATCGGCGTCAATACTGACCAACGAGGTAGCAATCGCGCCACCTCCTGCTCCAGCCTTGCCCGAACCCAAAGTCCCCGAGCCGGAACCAGCGCCAACCAATGTTGTGGTCCCCGTTGTTCCCGTTCCCGATAAGCCCAAGCCGGTCGCCCCTGTTCCAAATGACCCGGCAAAACAACCGGTAGGCCAACCCGTTGCCAGCGAAATTATCAGTACACCAGTCGTCGCCAACCCGGTGCCAGCCAAACCCGAGCCGCCGATTGAAAAACCCGCGACACCTGCCGCAGACGCAACACCTGCTGTGGAGCCGCCGCCCGTCCAAGCTGTGGCTAAGCCTATCGAACGCAAACCTGCTAAACCAGTATTCGAAGGCAGCGATCAAGATTGGATCATGGCGCAACCGGCTGGCAACTTCACGCTGCAAGTCATGGTACTGTCCAGTAAAGATGCGGCGCTGCGTTTCCAAAAAAAATACGCCGATTACCGCGACGGCCTGAAGTTCTATCCCATCAAACAAGGCGAGCAGGAAAAATACGTGGTAATTTACGGCTCTTTCCAAACCGCCGCCGAAGCGATCCAGCTTAAAGCCGTCATGCCCGGCGAATTTAAGCAGGCCATGGAAAAGCGCTTCCGGGCCGTACAAAAAGAAAGCCGCCGCTGA
- the aroB gene encoding 3-dehydroquinate synthase produces MKELQVALNNDRSYPIYIGAGLLAQAELLTKHIRSKQVLIVTNETIAPLYLAKLQKALGDYQVETVILPDGEQYKTLQYLEKVFDQLLAKKFSRNATLIALGGGVIGDMGGFAAACYQRGIAFIQIPTTLLAQVDSSVGGKTGVNHPLGKNMIGAFYQPQCVIADADVLDTLDDRQLSAGLAEVIKYGLIRDPGFLEWLEANMPKLLARDKDALAYAIERSCINKAEVVGEDEFESGVRATLNLGHTFGHAIETGSGYGHYLHGEAVAIGTCFAADLSRRLGWLNDADVKRIIAMFRATNLPVTPPKEMTTEQYVDLMAVDKKNVDGKIRVILLEAVGKASLPVNVDLAQLQATLNGYAG; encoded by the coding sequence ATGAAAGAATTGCAAGTTGCACTAAATAACGACAGAAGTTACCCGATTTACATTGGCGCCGGCTTACTGGCCCAAGCGGAACTGCTAACCAAGCATATTCGCTCCAAGCAGGTATTGATCGTTACCAACGAGACTATCGCCCCGCTTTATCTAGCCAAATTGCAGAAGGCATTGGGCGACTATCAAGTCGAAACGGTGATCCTGCCGGACGGCGAGCAATACAAAACGCTCCAATATTTGGAAAAAGTCTTCGATCAATTGCTCGCCAAAAAATTTAGCCGCAACGCCACTTTGATTGCCTTGGGCGGTGGCGTGATCGGCGACATGGGCGGCTTTGCGGCGGCTTGCTATCAACGCGGCATCGCCTTTATCCAGATCCCCACCACTTTGTTGGCCCAGGTCGATTCCTCGGTGGGTGGCAAAACCGGCGTGAACCATCCGCTGGGTAAAAACATGATAGGCGCGTTTTATCAACCGCAATGCGTCATCGCCGACGCAGACGTGCTGGATACTCTTGACGACAGGCAGTTATCGGCTGGCCTGGCGGAAGTCATTAAATATGGCCTGATTCGCGACCCCGGCTTTTTAGAATGGCTAGAAGCGAATATGCCGAAATTGCTGGCGCGCGATAAGGACGCCTTGGCTTATGCGATTGAGCGATCCTGCATCAATAAAGCCGAAGTGGTCGGCGAAGACGAGTTCGAATCCGGCGTGCGCGCTACGCTAAATCTCGGTCACACCTTCGGCCACGCCATCGAAACCGGCAGCGGCTACGGTCATTATCTGCACGGCGAGGCGGTGGCTATCGGCACTTGTTTTGCCGCCGATTTATCGCGGCGCCTGGGCTGGCTGAACGATGCCGACGTCAAGCGGATTATCGCCATGTTCCGGGCCACCAATTTGCCTGTCACTCCGCCTAAGGAGATGACGACCGAGCAATATGTGGATTTGATGGCCGTGGATAAGAAAAATGTCGACGGCAAAATTCGGGTGATTTTGCTGGAAGCGGTCGGCAAAGCCTCTCTTCCCGTCAACGTCGATCTGGCGCAATTGCAGGCAACCTTGAATGGCTATGCTGGATAA
- a CDS encoding shikimate kinase produces the protein MKPAANIYLIGLMGVGKTTIGKQLAKALQWPFYDSDRVIEECTGVDIPTIFSYEGEEGFRMREQTVIRHLSALQGIVMATGGGAVLMPENRAAIKENGFVVYLHCSIDKILHRTKHDTQRPLLRTDNPRQRLQTLLAQRDPLYTECADFKIDSGVLPTKTVVKTILQQYQAALEDHERIASCTK, from the coding sequence ATGAAACCAGCGGCAAACATCTACTTGATCGGCCTGATGGGTGTGGGTAAAACCACGATAGGCAAACAGCTTGCTAAAGCCTTGCAATGGCCGTTCTACGACAGCGATAGAGTCATCGAGGAGTGCACCGGTGTCGATATTCCGACTATCTTCTCCTACGAGGGCGAGGAGGGTTTTCGGATGCGCGAGCAGACTGTGATCCGACATTTATCGGCGTTGCAAGGGATAGTGATGGCCACCGGCGGCGGCGCGGTTTTAATGCCGGAGAATCGGGCGGCAATCAAGGAAAACGGCTTCGTCGTCTATTTGCACTGTTCGATAGATAAAATCCTGCACCGCACCAAACACGATACGCAACGCCCGCTATTGCGCACCGACAACCCCAGGCAACGCCTGCAAACCTTGCTGGCGCAACGCGACCCGCTGTATACGGAATGCGCCGATTTTAAAATCGACTCCGGCGTCCTGCCCACTAAAACCGTGGTTAAAACCATTTTGCAGCAATATCAGGCTGCCTTAGAAGATCATGAAAGAATTGCAAGTTGCACTAAATAA
- a CDS encoding endonuclease domain-containing protein, whose amino-acid sequence MKELARSLRKNQTNAEQVIWQQIRNRQLLGYKFRRQQVIGPFIVDFVCLEPKLVIEIDGGQHADQKQYDQDRSHYLQQLGYRVLRFWNHEVLQDTPAVMEAIHLTVLELRESVKAEETPSPLERGNTPNLIALAYESKEPLI is encoded by the coding sequence ATGAAAGAATTGGCCCGTTCACTACGCAAAAATCAAACCAACGCAGAACAAGTGATTTGGCAACAGATCAGGAATCGGCAATTGTTGGGCTATAAATTTCGTAGACAGCAGGTTATCGGCCCATTCATCGTTGATTTTGTTTGCTTGGAACCCAAGTTGGTGATTGAAATTGATGGCGGACAACACGCTGATCAAAAGCAATACGATCAAGACAGAAGCCATTATTTACAACAGCTGGGATATAGAGTACTTAGATTTTGGAATCATGAGGTTTTACAAGATACGCCTGCCGTAATGGAAGCCATTCATCTGACTGTGCTTGAGTTAAGAGAATCGGTAAAAGCCGAGGAAACCCCTTCTCCCTTGGAGAGAGGGAATACTCCAAACTTAATAGCATTAGCCTATGAAAGTAAAGAGCCGTTAATTTGA
- the pyrF gene encoding orotidine-5'-phosphate decarboxylase — protein sequence MTESFISNKAIPVRERLIMALDVSSIAEAQALVEELGEAVIFYKVGMELFMSGDYFGFIEWLKARDKKVFVDLKFFDIPATVGRAIKALSNKGVDLATIHGNDSIMEAAAAAKGDLKVLAVTALTSLDRGDLDDLGFQCDVRDLVLSRAKRALQIGCDGIVSSGLEVAMIREQLGEKLLVITPGIRPVDNREDDDQKRAVSVEQAIQNGADYIVVGRPIRDAADRKAMAEKIQGQIAAQFG from the coding sequence ATGACAGAATCTTTCATATCAAATAAAGCCATTCCCGTCCGCGAACGCCTGATCATGGCTCTGGATGTTTCCAGCATCGCAGAAGCGCAAGCCTTGGTCGAAGAACTGGGGGAAGCTGTGATTTTCTACAAAGTGGGCATGGAGCTGTTCATGTCGGGCGATTATTTCGGGTTTATCGAATGGCTAAAGGCCCGCGACAAAAAAGTGTTTGTCGATCTTAAATTCTTCGACATTCCGGCCACAGTGGGCAGGGCAATTAAAGCGCTAAGTAACAAAGGCGTGGATCTGGCCACTATCCACGGCAACGATTCCATTATGGAAGCAGCGGCAGCGGCGAAAGGCGACTTAAAGGTGTTGGCCGTCACCGCATTAACCAGCCTGGATCGCGGCGATTTGGATGACTTGGGCTTTCAATGCGATGTGCGCGACTTGGTGTTGTCACGCGCAAAAAGGGCCTTACAAATAGGCTGCGACGGCATTGTTTCATCGGGCTTGGAAGTGGCAATGATTCGGGAGCAGTTGGGCGAAAAGCTGTTGGTGATTACTCCCGGTATCCGGCCGGTGGATAACCGCGAAGACGATGATCAAAAACGCGCGGTCAGTGTCGAGCAAGCGATTCAAAACGGCGCGGATTATATAGTAGTAGGCAGACCCATCCGCGACGCGGCTGACCGCAAAGCGATGGCGGAAAAAATCCAGGGGCAGATTGCGGCGCAGTTTGGTTGA
- a CDS encoding undecaprenyl-phosphate glucose phosphotransferase, with translation MNQFRPKGFIRPLQPELQSIKRAMDTALIFITLYISLHIYGEPFDREYLGLFIVCTVLFGIFAEHQEIYHGWRGDPLFDDAVRILLSWIVAFALIASSFFVFDLGFEYSRQVLELWLPLAPLSIIMLHSLRRSTLSYLRMHGLNTRNYAILGGNSLGKRLNAALTEMPWLGYSFVGFFDDRIENKQRRQDEDMVDVIVGDFKELLERAQRGEIDHIYITLPLRAEKRINQLIRELADSTVSVNIVPDFFTFNLMQSKLSSVKGIPVVSVFDTPLNSSLDGAAKRLEDLLLCAIILPIIAIPMLIIAIAIKLTSPGPVIFKQMRYGVKGEQIEVWKFRSMSVCENGDSIKQATANDSRVTPLGNFLRRTSLDELPQFLNVLSGTMSVVGPRPHAVAHNEYYRKQIQGYMLRHKMKPGITGLAQISGCRGETETIDKMERRIHHDLEYIRQWSVILDLKIVVLTVFKGFVGQQAY, from the coding sequence ATGAATCAATTTCGCCCAAAAGGATTTATCAGGCCGCTGCAGCCCGAATTGCAGAGCATTAAGCGGGCCATGGATACCGCGTTGATTTTTATCACGCTATACATCTCGCTACACATCTATGGCGAGCCGTTCGACCGTGAATACCTGGGCTTATTTATTGTCTGTACCGTGTTGTTCGGTATTTTTGCCGAGCATCAAGAGATCTATCACGGCTGGCGCGGTGATCCCCTATTTGACGATGCCGTGCGGATATTATTGTCGTGGATAGTGGCCTTTGCACTGATTGCCAGCAGTTTTTTCGTGTTTGACCTTGGCTTTGAATATTCGCGGCAAGTCTTGGAATTGTGGCTGCCGCTGGCGCCGCTCAGCATCATCATGCTGCACTCGCTGCGCCGCTCGACATTGTCTTATTTGCGGATGCATGGCCTTAATACCCGTAACTACGCGATTTTGGGCGGCAATTCGCTAGGCAAACGCCTAAATGCCGCGCTGACTGAAATGCCTTGGCTGGGCTATAGCTTTGTTGGTTTTTTTGACGACCGTATCGAGAACAAACAGCGCAGGCAGGATGAAGACATGGTCGACGTCATCGTTGGCGACTTTAAAGAGCTACTGGAAAGAGCGCAGCGTGGAGAAATCGATCATATCTACATCACCTTGCCCTTGCGTGCGGAAAAGCGAATCAACCAATTGATTCGAGAGCTGGCCGATAGTACGGTGTCGGTAAACATAGTTCCGGATTTTTTTACCTTTAACCTGATGCAATCCAAGCTCAGCAGCGTAAAAGGGATACCGGTGGTCAGCGTCTTCGATACACCTCTAAACTCGTCGCTGGACGGCGCGGCCAAACGGCTTGAAGACTTGTTGTTGTGTGCGATTATTTTGCCGATTATCGCTATCCCGATGCTGATCATCGCCATTGCGATCAAGCTTACCTCGCCGGGGCCGGTCATTTTTAAACAGATGCGTTATGGCGTGAAGGGTGAGCAGATTGAAGTTTGGAAATTTCGGTCGATGTCGGTGTGTGAAAATGGCGACAGCATCAAACAAGCCACCGCCAACGACAGCCGGGTGACGCCGCTAGGCAACTTTTTGCGGCGTACCTCGTTAGATGAATTGCCGCAGTTTCTAAACGTACTGAGCGGCACTATGTCCGTGGTCGGCCCAAGGCCCCATGCAGTGGCGCACAATGAATACTACCGCAAGCAGATCCAGGGCTACATGCTGCGGCACAAAATGAAACCCGGCATCACCGGTTTGGCGCAAATCAGCGGTTGCCGAGGCGAAACCGAAACCATCGACAAAATGGAAAGGCGGATTCATCACGACCTGGAATACATTCGCCAGTGGTCAGTCATTTTAGATTTAAAGATTGTGGTATTGACTGTTTTTAAAGGGTTTGTGGGGCAGCAGGCTTACTGA
- a CDS encoding VanZ family protein codes for MAHFESNRNLAMVFIALSIAWIAILFIESSQPPAAIMGEVSGLDKVAHFLAFGVLAILVFGASFNLGLGWHLPAFFMPLLIVTVIGVADELYQLSNPSRAFEVLDLAADISGAVVFLCFCKFFLKSRLGSRFTYSK; via the coding sequence ATGGCTCACTTTGAAAGCAATCGCAATCTAGCAATGGTGTTTATCGCGTTGAGCATCGCATGGATAGCGATACTTTTCATCGAATCATCACAGCCGCCGGCTGCAATAATGGGTGAAGTTTCTGGTCTGGATAAAGTGGCACATTTTTTGGCATTTGGCGTACTGGCCATATTAGTATTTGGGGCTTCGTTTAATTTGGGTTTGGGGTGGCATTTGCCAGCGTTTTTTATGCCATTATTGATTGTGACAGTTATTGGTGTGGCCGATGAGTTATATCAGTTATCCAATCCTAGTCGTGCTTTCGAGGTATTAGATTTAGCAGCCGATATTAGTGGTGCTGTTGTATTTTTATGTTTTTGTAAGTTTTTCTTAAAAAGCAGATTGGGTAGCCGATTCACTTATTCAAAATAG